In Nitrospinota bacterium, the genomic window CTTCCAGAATGTCCTTTATCTGTAGTTTCCTTATTTTAATCTCGTGTACCCGTTTATGGTCATCTTCGGTCATCGATTTCAGCTTATTCAGTTTTTCCGTCTCTCCTTTTAGATACAGATATTCGTCATAAAGTTCCCGAAAATCTTCATTATCCTTGTAAAGAGAATCAAATGCTGGATTTTGCTGAATTGAAGTTAACATTTTCTAGCCCTCCAAAGTTAATGGGTAGTTTTTGATTGAACCGCGGTGCATGTAATTTGGTTTGATACGATATATGTCGCTCTGTACATTTGCCAATGCCATTTTCTCTGCAAGTAAACCGACCCCCGCCGATGTGGAAAAGCAAAAATTGCTTTCCATAATGCCAACGCCAGAGAGGCTTAATTGTTCCCTGTAAACCTCAGCCCCGTCACCCAGGGTGAGTGTGTTGGCCTCCGCTTCCTTTGCAATTTCACTGATTTCCGCTACGCGATCAGGCGAAAGACGTTCCAGCTCTCTCCCGTTTTTTTTAAATGAAGCGAAGTAGGCGTTCTCCTGTCCCGCATCCAGCATTGGAATGATCGTCCCGGGGCCGGAATGGCAGGAGGAGAGAGCTATAGCCTCGAGCGTGCTAACTCCATAAACCGGAATGCTTCGTGAAAGACATATCCCGCTCAAGGTAGCGAGGCCGATACGTATACCGGTAAACGAGCCTGGTCCAACAGCGATACCGAATCCGTCAATATCCTGAATTTCACCATGATTGCGTGAAAGAAGTTTGTCTATCATTACCAGAAGTGTACGGGAAAACGACTCTGGCGAGCTGGATTCTTCCTGATCCACAACTTCATCATTCGCAACAAGAGCGACGCTCCCCTGACGAGTGGATGTATTAACTCCTACTATTATCATCCTGCCTTATTCTAGC contains:
- the tsaB gene encoding tRNA (adenosine(37)-N6)-threonylcarbamoyltransferase complex dimerization subunit type 1 TsaB; protein product: MIIVGVNTSTRQGSVALVANDEVVDQEESSSPESFSRTLLVMIDKLLSRNHGEIQDIDGFGIAVGPGSFTGIRIGLATLSGICLSRSIPVYGVSTLEAIALSSCHSGPGTIIPMLDAGQENAYFASFKKNGRELERLSPDRVAEISEIAKEAEANTLTLGDGAEVYREQLSLSGVGIMESNFCFSTSAGVGLLAEKMALANVQSDIYRIKPNYMHRGSIKNYPLTLEG